TCAGGGTTTCTTGAATCGTTAGCCATGCCAGGAGGGCGGTGAGGGCGGGATTGGTTGCTCCAATAATGGAGGCAGAGGTTGCGCCGATTTGACCAATGCCCAGGTTGTTCATCAGATGCCCCGAAAAAGTGACGATCGCTGAAAGCAGCCCGCCAATCCAGAGTGGTAGCCAGGGAATCGAGGTTTCCTGATTATGCCAGAGCAGCAGACTAATCCCAGACAGCACGAGTGCAGTGGCAAAGCTGATCCAGGTGTAGGGGAACGGGTGCAGTTTCTCGAAACTCTTTTGGGCAACCACGGTGTACATGGCATAAGTCACGCCTGAAGTGACCCCGGCAATAATGCCAATCCAACTCTGGCGATCGGTCGCTGCACCGAGATGAGGCATCGTCAAGCTACTGCCCAGGAACACAAACCCCATGACTGCCCAGCACAAAAGACTTGGACGGTTGCCAAACCAGCGCCAAGCAAACAGCGCCGTAAAGACGGGATAGGTGAAAAACAAAGCCATTGCAATTCCTGCCGGAACCATGCCGAGCGAGATATAAAGCAGTGCCAGATAAAGAAACATCAGCAATCCACCTCCTAGCGACTGCAGCAGCAATGGGCGCTGTTCGGGGCGACGCAACTGTTGAATTTCTTTCCAGGTCGAGGGATGAAGCTGGGACACCAGTAAAGCCATCAGTGGAACCGCCAGTAGCATTCGCATGAAGAGTAGCAAAAAGGAATGCTGGAGCGTCGGTGTGACATAGCCACCAATCTGCCAAATGCCGAAGACAGAATATTTGTTAAATAAAACTCGAACGATGACGTTTTGAATACAAAAAACAACTGATGAAAGTAAAACGATTAAAAAACCAAACATGGTGAAGTGGGGTGATGAGTAAGGGTTAAAAGAAGCGAGAGGAAGGAATAATTGCAGGTTGACCCGCTTAATTTTAGTGAATGAACCTTCTGTGCGGCTTTTTCACATTTCTTTGCAGATGAAGTGTTCCATCGTCCAGCTTTAAGCAGGCAAGATGTCTACTCAGTATCGATTCTCGTCAAGGCTTTTCAGGTGTAACAAAGATTACCCGATCGGGTACTTCGAGCCAGAATTCAGTTTTCTATAGTAGGAATATCAAACGCGATCGATTAGCAGTGATGTGAATTCAGACTTGTGCTGAGAAACAGATGTAGTGATAAACATTTGTAGCCTCATTCCATGAGTGGAATTTGTTCGATCGCAAATCACAATCAGGGTTTAATACCAGTCACTTAACTCAAACAAAAACATCAATCTCCTGGGACACTACCTCAACCAGGAGCAATGCTTGTGAATTCTATCAATATCATCTGAACCCTATGAACAATCTGCCTCCTCTACCCGAAGTCCTGCCTAGCAGCGATCAACCCGTATCATTACAACCTTCATTAACGCCCCTCCAGCCTGTTCTGCCAAACTTGCCGCAATTCCCACAACCCTTTCCGACTCCATTCCCACCGCTGAATATTCGCAGTTTGCGCTGTGGCTGCTATTTGGTGAACTATAAGCCGAGCGGCAGCCCTTTGGTCACGTATGATGGCACCTTGCGCGTAGAGTGTCATAGCGACGGCAGAACTGCCAGCGGCGATTTATACCAGCGTCCAATCTTCTTTTTGCCTTTTCCTGGTCAACCACCAAAGCCAATTCTGTTAGCAGGTCCCAATCCTGCCAGTGGTATTCCAATCTTGAGCCGGAGCCGCTATCGCTACTATCTACGAATCACGCAAATTCTAGAGCATTTCACATTCGGCAATAGCTTCACGCTGGGTTTGGAAATGTACCGCTTCACTGCGCCAAACACCTGGACAAACGAAGGCGCATTTACGGCTCACATGACATGGAAGCCTGCCCCTTCCGGTTATCCTTCTAGCGGCAATTATTTAGAAGGTGATGTGAAAAACAGCGCAGGTTCGATCGTCGGTCAGCTAACAATGGGTTGGGTCTCAAAATATCTGCGGAAAGCCACAATTGAGATCGATCGCGTTTCCGTTTCAGAAGCACCGCTCAACAATGGCGCAGGGGTTGACTGGAAGAGCATTTTTGAGCCGCTAGGATGGGATTTGACGGTAATCGAAAGCAATACGGATGTAGCAGAGCCAAGTGGAAATTCCTGGTCAGATGCAGAAATGCATCAAGCGATGCTGGCACGTCGGGATTCAGCCAACCTTGATTCAGAATGGCGCTATTACATTCTGGCAGTTCGCAACATTGACTCAACGCCACGTGGCATTATGTACGATGTAGGCGCAACTGATTCAAATAACGTCCCCCGTGAAGGAGCCGGAATTGCCTCCCACTGGACGATTCCGAATGCTAACCCTTGGGGACTGGTCAAAGGAGTTCGGTTTGGCGCTGCCGCTGCTCCCTACTTCCGAACGGCGGTACATGAAATTGGTCATGCAATGGGCTTGTATCACAACACAGTAGACAATGGCGTCATGAACACCACCGATGTCATTGCTGGTTCTGCAACAGCCGCAAATCCTTTCCCCAATAATATCCAGTGGTCTCATGCGCCTGATGACCAGAAGCGCTTGCGCCATTACCCCGATGTATTTGTGCGCCCAGGGGGTACAGGTTTTGGTACGGCGTCAGAGGTCACACCTCAAATTAGCCCAACGGACAACACAGTTGAGGTAGAAGAACTGCAATTGCAAATCTCGTCGCTGTTGCCTTCTGTGCCGATCGGTGCACCTGTTCGAGTTGGTCTTACCCTGACAAACCTGAGCGATCAACCGATTTTTGCGCCAGCATCCCTCAACATGAAAGCAGGAATGGTGCGTGGCACAGTCACGGCTCCTGATGGTACAGCTCGGACTTTCTCACCGCTAGTTCGCTGCATCGAAGACCACCCGATCGCCATGCTCAAGCCCAGCCAGCAGATTCGGAATTCTCTGACGCTGCTACGAGGGGCAGAAGGATCGCTATTCCCGATGCCAGGACTGTATCAAATCACGGTTGAAGTGCACTGGGATATTGGTGGGGTTGAGGCAATTGTCAGCGGCACAACCTCCATGATGGTGACAGGGGCAGCCAATGAGGCTCATGCAGCAGCAGCGCTGAAAGTTCTCTCGACGCCAGATGCCCTGCTCACATTAGTCATAGGCGGTGATCATCTAGACGAGGGAATTGAAGCCATCCAAACTGCGCTGAAAAACCCCGTTTTGCGTCCACACTATGCTTACATTGAAGCGAAGCGTCTGGCAGAACGATTTGGCAGCCGTAAACCCAATCTGGAAGTTGCGGCAGAGCTGCTTGATCCGGATACGGTGATGAGTGCGGCGGAGATCAAAAAAGCGGCAGTCATCGTTAAGCAGAGCGGCAAAAATGACGTTCATGAAAAACAGATTGCCAGCGTTCTCAAGCGTAAAGTGAGTGCGATCGAAGCGAGTGAAGATCTTAAGGATATCGTTGATTTTCTCTAAGCTGATGGGGTCAGTTCTTCTGTGGGGGCTGACCCTCCTAGTCTTTGTGCTACCGGGTGTAGGATGTGCTCCTGCACCCAGAAATTTTTCTCATGAGGAGCGAGTAGAACCGATGTCAGACGTGGTTGGAAACTGGCAAAAAATGACTCAATCTGCCTGTAGTAGCGCCTATCCTGATCAGATTGAGTTTCAGGCAGGCGGTTTGTATTTCACGCAAAAAGCGTCATCGAGCATCTACACCCAATGGGATGCAGGCACTTATGAGGTCGTGAATCCAAAACAAATTAAAGTTTCTACTGCGAATGATGCAGTCATTACTTATCAATTTTCGATTGCTGAAACGGTAGTGACCTTTGTTGATCCACAGGGCTGTGAATTTCAGTATCGCAGGCTCTAGCACTAGCAGGTTTCAAGCATGGTTTCAGCCGTGAAAGTTGCCCCTGCACCAATCCAGAATCTACTTCTAGCCAGACGACAGATTGCCCGATCGCGTCTAGTTTAGAAAAGTGATATTGGAGCGTAATGACCACTGTGGCTGAATTGCAAGGGTTACTCTTGAATCTCCTTTCTCAGGTAGCGCCAATTGCACCTGTACAAACGGGTTTGGTTTTGACGCAGCTTCTGGCGGCTCTGGTCATTGGATTAATTACGGCTTTTGCGTTCCAGTTTCTACTCACCAGTTTTGGCATTGCGATCGGGCTTTCTGCCTGGGGCATGAGGGCTGCCAGGAGCCGATCGGTCGAGCAGCCGGAGCCAAATCATCAATCTGATCCATCTGTTCT
The DNA window shown above is from Trichocoleus sp. and carries:
- a CDS encoding DMT family transporter, whose product is MFGFLIVLLSSVVFCIQNVIVRVLFNKYSVFGIWQIGGYVTPTLQHSFLLLFMRMLLAVPLMALLVSQLHPSTWKEIQQLRRPEQRPLLLQSLGGGLLMFLYLALLYISLGMVPAGIAMALFFTYPVFTALFAWRWFGNRPSLLCWAVMGFVFLGSSLTMPHLGAATDRQSWIGIIAGVTSGVTYAMYTVVAQKSFEKLHPFPYTWISFATALVLSGISLLLWHNQETSIPWLPLWIGGLLSAIVTFSGHLMNNLGIGQIGATSASIIGATNPALTALLAWLTIQETLNGLQVFGVLIVTMSVALLSREAKTVK
- a CDS encoding matrixin family metalloprotease, whose product is MNNLPPLPEVLPSSDQPVSLQPSLTPLQPVLPNLPQFPQPFPTPFPPLNIRSLRCGCYLVNYKPSGSPLVTYDGTLRVECHSDGRTASGDLYQRPIFFLPFPGQPPKPILLAGPNPASGIPILSRSRYRYYLRITQILEHFTFGNSFTLGLEMYRFTAPNTWTNEGAFTAHMTWKPAPSGYPSSGNYLEGDVKNSAGSIVGQLTMGWVSKYLRKATIEIDRVSVSEAPLNNGAGVDWKSIFEPLGWDLTVIESNTDVAEPSGNSWSDAEMHQAMLARRDSANLDSEWRYYILAVRNIDSTPRGIMYDVGATDSNNVPREGAGIASHWTIPNANPWGLVKGVRFGAAAAPYFRTAVHEIGHAMGLYHNTVDNGVMNTTDVIAGSATAANPFPNNIQWSHAPDDQKRLRHYPDVFVRPGGTGFGTASEVTPQISPTDNTVEVEELQLQISSLLPSVPIGAPVRVGLTLTNLSDQPIFAPASLNMKAGMVRGTVTAPDGTARTFSPLVRCIEDHPIAMLKPSQQIRNSLTLLRGAEGSLFPMPGLYQITVEVHWDIGGVEAIVSGTTSMMVTGAANEAHAAAALKVLSTPDALLTLVIGGDHLDEGIEAIQTALKNPVLRPHYAYIEAKRLAERFGSRKPNLEVAAELLDPDTVMSAAEIKKAAVIVKQSGKNDVHEKQIASVLKRKVSAIEASEDLKDIVDFL